Within Methanofastidiosum sp., the genomic segment GTACCAAGCGGTAGGTAGGGACATTACCGATAAAAAAAAAATTGAAGATGAATTAAGAAAAAAGAAAGAGGAACTATCCTCAATATTTGAAAACTCATCAGTTGGCATAGACCTTGTAGATTCAAAAGGCAACTTTCTTGAAGTTAATAGTAAATTAGCTGAATTGTTGGGCCACACTGCAGGAGAATTACTAAAACTTAATATAAATGATGTAACACACCCAGAAGATCTAGAATTAAGTAAAAATGAATTAATACCTCTTTTTAATAATAAAATGTCCTCATATAATATAGAAAAAAGATATCTAAGAAAAGACGGCTCTTATTTCTGGGCTGATTTATCAGTGACTCCAATCAAAGACGATTTGGGGCAAATTGTTGCTGTCACAGGAGTTATACAAGATATTACTGAAAGAAAGATGTCTGAAGAGCGCTTGAAATCTAAAAACAAAGAACTTGAAAACATTATCGAATTCCTCCCAGATGCGACATTCATTATAGATAAAGATGACAAAATTATAGCCTGGAATCATGCTATTGAAGAAATGACTGGAATTCCAAAAAAAGATATGATTGGAAAAGAACATATTTATGTGTCAATTCCTTTTTACGGAAAATCAAGACGGCAACTAATTGACATTCTATTTGATAAAAATAGTGACATAGTTTCAAAATATAAATTTATCAAAACAAAAGGTGACATGGTGTATGCCGAAGTTTTCACACCAGCCCTTTATAATAATAAAGGAGCTTATGTGTGGGCAATAGCGGCCCCCCTTTATGATAACGAAGGCAATAAAGTTGGGGCCATCGAATCAATTCGTGACGTCACGTATCAAAAAAGAGCTGAAGAGGAACTTTTAAAAGAAAAAGAATTTGTCAACACACTTGTTCAAGCGTCACCAGCGTTCTATGTAGCTATAACCTCTAAGGGTAAAGTTCTACTGATGAATAATTCAATGCTTACATCACTTGGCTATGAATTAGCGGAAGTTATGGGTGCCGATTATATATCAACTTTTGTCCCAAAAGAAGAGAGGGAATATTTAGCTCAAACATTTGATAATTTGATTAAATCCAAAGTTCCTACAATCAATGAAAACAATATACTAACAAAAGATGGGAAGAAGATTTTAGTAGAGTGGCACGGCAGATCGATACTTAAGGAAGATGGAACATTTGATTTCTTTTTTGGCGTGGGCTTAGATATTACTGAAAAGGACAAGTTTCAGAAAGCGCTGAAAGAAAGTGAAGAAAAGTATAGAGAACTAGTTGAAAATGCAAATAGTATTATCTTAAAATTCGATAACGAAGGAAGAATATTATCAATGAATGAATTTGGACTAAAATTCTTTGGCTATTCTGAGAATGAAATAATTGGGGAGTTAGGTATCGGAACAATTGTTCCTGAAATAGAATCATCAGGAAAAGAGCTAAAGAAACTTATCAAAGATATGATTAATTTTGAATCTGATTATAATATTAATATTAATGAAAATGTGAAGAAAAGTGGAGAAAGAGTATGGATATATTGGACTAATAAACTAATAAGGGATGAAAATGGCATTATCAAAGGCATATTTTGTGTTGGCACTGATATCACAGAAAGAAAGAAAGCCGAAGATAAAGTAAATGAATTAAATGAAACTTTAAGAATCCTTAATAAAATATTAAGACACGACATCTTAAATGATCTTACGATAGTACTAACTGTTTGTGATTTGATGGGAGATTCTAACCCTAGATTAAAACAGAAAGCTTCTAGAGCTCTTGATAAGAGTATTACATTGATTGAAAGAATGAGAGAGTTAGAGCAAGCACTTATTTCAGATAGTCCGATACAAAAATATGAAATTGATCAGGTTATTCTAGATATTATTAAGAATTATCCCGAAATTAAGTTCAACGTTAGTGGAAAGTGTAAAATATGTACAGATGAAGCAATATTTTCCGTGATAGACAATATTATTAGGAACGCTATTATTCATGGAAAGACTAAGAGAATAGATATAGAAATCAGAGAGACAGAAAAATACTGTATAGTTAAAATTGCTGACTATGGTATAGGCGTCCCGGAAGAAATAAAAACTAGAATATTTGAAGAGGGATTCAGCTATGGCGATAACAGAAGCACTGGGCTTGGGCTATATATTGTCAAGAAAATAATGGAGAGATATGGCGGGAGTATAAAAGTATCGGATAATAAGCCCACTGGAGCGATTTTTATCTTAGAATACACAGTTTGCAGCTCAAAGAATAGAATATGTTAATATAATTAAAATGAATATTATGCTAATTGACTTTATGTAGAATCATCTCTTCGTTAGGTTATTACAATTAAATTTAAAAAAAGAGATTTTATAAGTTTTCTATGAGAAAGATACTATTGCTATTTTCCACTTTTATTTTGTTTTTGATATTATCTGGAACAGTTTCTTCTTCCAACGTTCTTTGGAATGCTGATACTGAAAAAACAGCATATTCTGTAGATATAAACCAAGATGGTTCATTTATTGTTGTTGGGTCACTTGATAATAACTTCTATCTTTTGTCAAAAGAAGGGAACATATTATGGAAATTTCTAGCAAATGATAGGGCACTTTCTGTAGATATAACTCCTAAAGGATCTTATATTGTTGGTGGATCAAGAGATAAAAATATCTATTTCTTTTCAAACAATGGAGAGTTACTCTGGACTTTTCCCACCGAAAACACAGTAGAATCTGTTGCAATCTCATTTGATGGGTCAAAAATAATTGCTGGATCCGACGATGGAGTGGCATATTTATTATCAAGAGAAGGAGGTCTCCTCTGGAAACTTGAAACTAATGCCCCAGTTACAGCAGTCGAAATAACTCCTGATGGAGAGTATGTTGTAGTTGGATCAAATGACCATAACGTATACCTATTATCCCATGACGGGAAAATCCTTTGGAGCATGGATACAGCTGCTGAAGTCAATTCTGTCGATATTAGTTTTGATGGCAATTATATTACTGCCGGCACAAAAAATGGTTGGATCCACATCATCTCGAAAACCGGAGAAACATTGTGCAAATCTAAAAGAAATGATGGAGTAATAAATGTTAAAATCAATCCTAGTGGAGAGTATATAGTTGCAGGTTCTAGAGAGGGTGGCGTCTATCTAATCTCAAACAATGGTCAGCAGTTATGGAAATCTCTTGACGATAAAGGGATTTATTCGGTTTCTATTAATCCAGATGGAACTTTAATTGCCGCAGGCTCTATGGACAAAATTTATGTATTATCTGACAAGGGAAAAGAGATATGGAGCTATCAAACATTTGATGATCCCTATTATATGTATTCTATTAATTCTCTGGTACTCTCTCTAGATAGCTCAAGTTTAGTTTCAACGTCGAGAGAGAAAGTATTTCTGTTCAATATAGGTGAAAAAAAAGAATTTGATGCAAATAAATATATTTCTGATAAAAATGATAATCCCAACGAGAATGAATCTAACCAAGAAACAGTAGAGACTAAAGAGAATACTACAAAAGAAACTAAAGGAATATTTGACATAATACTTAGATTATTGGGAATTAGAAAATAATAAGCAGATTATAACTTCTGACATTTTGGGCATAAATATGAGGAAGAGCCAAGTATGTTTTCTTTAATAACGCCCCCACCACATTTTCTGCAAGGAGAAGTAATAAAAAAACAGCCTAAATTTTTAAAAGATAGATTGAAAGATTTTATATCTGCAAAGGATTTACCTTTTGACTTTTAATGATTTTTTGTTTATGCAAAATTACCTAATCTTTTCTGATAAAATTTATATACAGTAAATAATACGTTTTTTAGGGTAATAATAGGGCAATGCCTCAGCGATGTAGTTCATCCAAAAATACCATTTCCCAAATTGGCAAAAATCCACTATAAATCAATAAAATGTAGCACAAACCGCGAACAAACCCACAAAAACAGTCCAGAATCAACCTTGATGGTGCGGGAGCTGGGATTTGAACCCAGGAAGACCTACATCACAGGGTCCTAAGCCCTGCACCTTTGACCAGGCTCGGCAACCCCCGCTTGGCGATTAAATCCAAGCCATATATTTTGAAGTTCCTTATAAATGTAACGATAATACGTACGTCAATTAAATACAGTGAAACTTTTATACTAATTTCATAATTATTTTTCAGGTGTGACAAATGGAACATTTAATGGCCGATAGGGCAAAAGATATTTTGGGCATAATGAAGGTATTCTCTATTGACCCTCTTGAAGTTAAAAATTGTAGTTTCCCTGGGCACAAGGGAAGTGATATTGGAGATAGTAGCATTGGTTTTCTAGAACATAGCGGTGAAAAAAATATTTATTCTATAAATTCAGTTCACTATTGCAGAGAACACAGGGATATACCAATCGGAGAAATTGAAAAACGGCTAAAAGAAAAAATTAAAGGCATTACTGGTGATAAAGGTTCGATATTAATAACAAAGATTAAGATTGATCCTGATAGTTTTCCTGAAAAAGATATCCTCGGAAAAAAGGTTAATATTGATAAATTAACTCCAATTCTAATTAATAAAGGCAATTTAGGATTTTTAATGAATATTTCAGAAGAATCAAAAAATATGACATTAAAATCTGTTATCGACAAAATAATGAATCTAGAGATCGAATTCGACATTGCATGGGAGGAATTCTAGATTTGAAGAAAACAAAGATTGTATGCACAATTGGGCCAAGTGTTTCAAATTATGAGATGATAAAAAAACTTGCTCTTTCCGGAATGGATGTTGCAAGGTTAAACTTCTCTCACGGTACTCATTCTGAACATCTTAAAGTTATTAATATCCTAAAAGAGGTATCGGAGGATACCAATAAAAAGATCGGCATCTTGCTCGATACAAAAGGTCCAGACATTAGAATAGGAGAATTTAATAATACAATCCATATTGTTACAGATCAAGAATACATCTTTTCTACAAAAAAAGCAAAAGATATTATTCCATTGCAAAACGATATATCTAGATTCTTAAAACCTAATGATAAAGTCCTAGTTGATGATGGTACACTAATATTTTCAGTAGTAAGAATCGAAGATAAGGATATCCATCTAAAAGCCTTAAATGAAGGAAATCTCAGACAAAAAGTAAGTATTAATATCCCTGAAAATGAATACTGTCCTTCGGCCGTTACTGAAAATGAACTAATTGATATAAAATTTGGAGTAAAACACGAAGTTGATTTTATTGCACTATCTTTTGCATCAACTAAAGAAGACATAATCAAGGCACGAGAAATAATAAAAGAAGACAATGGCGAGCAGTGGATAATTTCCAAGGTAGAGTCCAACTTTGGGATAAGAAATATCAATGACTTAATTGAATATTCTGAGGGCATAATGGTTGCAAGGGGCGATTTGGGAGTTGAGATTGATCTTTCAAAGATTCCAAGTGTTCAGAGATCTATAATTGAAAAATGTAACGTAAAGGGCAGGCCAGTAATCGTTGCGACTCAGATGCTAAACTCTATGATAGAAAACCCGAGGCCAACAAGGGCAGAAGTTGAGGATATAGCCAGTGCAATTTATAGTGGTGCTGATGCAGTTATGCTATCCGGTGAGACTGCTATTGGTAAATATCCCCTCGAAAGTGTAGAAATGATGGTAAAGGTGGCAATTGAAACTGAAAAAGAGCTAAAGCCAAGGTCTGAATATGGCCCATCCAAAAGAGTAGCCGATGTAATATCTTCACTTGTTGCAAAAGCTGTATTATTATCAGATGTCAAGGCAATTGTTACTTCGACAAGGTCAGGCTATACTGCATGTATGGTCTCTAGACACAAACTATCAGTCCCCACCTATGGCATGACAAATAATGCCGCGACTGCCAGAAAGCTTTCTGTTGTATGGGGAATAAATGAAGTTTACCTAGATAAAGAAAAGGGTGGAATCTCAAAATCAGTCTTACATGCCGCCAATTATTTAAAAAATGAAGGATTAAATGATAATGATTATTTCGTTTTTACTGCTGGTGTAAGTAACTCAAAAAAACAAAGGACAAACTTGTTAGAAATAAGGGAAATAGGCGAAGTTCTATCTTCTTGACAGCAACATCAAAGAAAAAGTTGCTATCAGTCCAAATAAAGTTAAAACTAGTACAGCTTCTTGTAACATCATATACACAGATTTTTGAACTTTAGTGGTTGAAGATATTTGTTCTGATGCCACTTCTGGAGTGCTCACTTCAGCTACTGGTAGTTCCACTGCATTGTCTAATTTTACAACTTCTTTAGTGTTAACTATCAATTTTATTGGAAACTTAAGATAAGTTGACTTATTATTTATATCCTTAATTTCTAAATTTAGATAAATCGTATAATCTCCAGGAACTTCGGGCAATTTAGTGACTAGCACATCTTTTTTTGTTAATGAAGTAATTGGTCCAATATCCTCGGTATAATCAAAATTAAACTTAGATCGGTCATATTCTAAGATCATAGATGAACTTTTCACAGCCGAACCCCTGTTAACAATAAAAATTGGCATCGTATAAGGCATTTCCTTTACTTCAAAGCTCCTTACTTTTAAATCAATTATTGGAGATCTTACACCATCTATCTTAAATGGAACTTCTTGCAAAAATCCTTCAGACGTGTAATCACACTGTAAACCTGAGCAATACA encodes:
- a CDS encoding PAS domain S-box protein, which encodes KEKSEIEKLIPTKKGLCYFQVKMKKMLDVSGKFFGTVVILNDLTELKNTSESLKQSEERYRNIVKDQTEFITRFTPDGTHTFVNDAYCNYMKMRREELIGKSFFSFLPEEDYKKLKSLLESLTLTNPIKEIEHRYIIGEKTRFLHWINRAIFDDDGNLIEYQAVGRDITDKKKIEDELRKKKEELSSIFENSSVGIDLVDSKGNFLEVNSKLAELLGHTAGELLKLNINDVTHPEDLELSKNELIPLFNNKMSSYNIEKRYLRKDGSYFWADLSVTPIKDDLGQIVAVTGVIQDITERKMSEERLKSKNKELENIIEFLPDATFIIDKDDKIIAWNHAIEEMTGIPKKDMIGKEHIYVSIPFYGKSRRQLIDILFDKNSDIVSKYKFIKTKGDMVYAEVFTPALYNNKGAYVWAIAAPLYDNEGNKVGAIESIRDVTYQKRAEEELLKEKEFVNTLVQASPAFYVAITSKGKVLLMNNSMLTSLGYELAEVMGADYISTFVPKEEREYLAQTFDNLIKSKVPTINENNILTKDGKKILVEWHGRSILKEDGTFDFFFGVGLDITEKDKFQKALKESEEKYRELVENANSIILKFDNEGRILSMNEFGLKFFGYSENEIIGELGIGTIVPEIESSGKELKKLIKDMINFESDYNININENVKKSGERVWIYWTNKLIRDENGIIKGIFCVGTDITERKKAEDKVNELNETLRILNKILRHDILNDLTIVLTVCDLMGDSNPRLKQKASRALDKSITLIERMRELEQALISDSPIQKYEIDQVILDIIKNYPEIKFNVSGKCKICTDEAIFSVIDNIIRNAIIHGKTKRIDIEIRETEKYCIVKIADYGIGVPEEIKTRIFEEGFSYGDNRSTGLGLYIVKKIMERYGGSIKVSDNKPTGAIFILEYTVCSSKNRIC
- the pyk gene encoding pyruvate kinase; amino-acid sequence: MKKTKIVCTIGPSVSNYEMIKKLALSGMDVARLNFSHGTHSEHLKVINILKEVSEDTNKKIGILLDTKGPDIRIGEFNNTIHIVTDQEYIFSTKKAKDIIPLQNDISRFLKPNDKVLVDDGTLIFSVVRIEDKDIHLKALNEGNLRQKVSINIPENEYCPSAVTENELIDIKFGVKHEVDFIALSFASTKEDIIKAREIIKEDNGEQWIISKVESNFGIRNINDLIEYSEGIMVARGDLGVEIDLSKIPSVQRSIIEKCNVKGRPVIVATQMLNSMIENPRPTRAEVEDIASAIYSGADAVMLSGETAIGKYPLESVEMMVKVAIETEKELKPRSEYGPSKRVADVISSLVAKAVLLSDVKAIVTSTRSGYTACMVSRHKLSVPTYGMTNNAATARKLSVVWGINEVYLDKEKGGISKSVLHAANYLKNEGLNDNDYFVFTAGVSNSKKQRTNLLEIREIGEVLSS
- a CDS encoding PQQ-binding-like beta-propeller repeat protein; translation: MRKILLLFSTFILFLILSGTVSSSNVLWNADTEKTAYSVDINQDGSFIVVGSLDNNFYLLSKEGNILWKFLANDRALSVDITPKGSYIVGGSRDKNIYFFSNNGELLWTFPTENTVESVAISFDGSKIIAGSDDGVAYLLSREGGLLWKLETNAPVTAVEITPDGEYVVVGSNDHNVYLLSHDGKILWSMDTAAEVNSVDISFDGNYITAGTKNGWIHIISKTGETLCKSKRNDGVINVKINPSGEYIVAGSREGGVYLISNNGQQLWKSLDDKGIYSVSINPDGTLIAAGSMDKIYVLSDKGKEIWSYQTFDDPYYMYSINSLVLSLDSSSLVSTSREKVFLFNIGEKKEFDANKYISDKNDNPNENESNQETVETKENTTKETKGIFDIILRLLGIRK